The Haloplanus sp. GDY1 genomic sequence GGGAAGACGACGCCGACGGGCGTCATCTCGTAGGCGCTCGCGTCGGTGGCGTAGAGCTGTCGGGAGTAGTCGTCGAACCGCACGTCCCCGTCGATCAGCCCCTCCAGGTCGTCGACCATCCCCGGCCGGTCCACGTCGTCGCTCCGGTAGTCGTAATCCCCCGCCGACGAGGGGTCGTCGGCGGAATCGCCTGTCGTTGCCATCGGCGGCCACTTGGTGTACGCCGGGATAAAATGCGGGTACTAGGGCGGGTCCAGAAGACGCCCGGGAAGAGCACGTATCCGAACAGCAGCGTCAGGAGGCCCGTGGCCGTCGCGTAGGGGGGCGACCGGTCCGAGTTCGTCGCGGATGACTCGGGCCGCCGCGGGCACCGTCGACGCCGCCCCCGACCGCACGCGCCCGTTCCGCTGACGCCGACGGGGGGACCGAAGCTACAAAGCCGTCCCGACCCCAACCGTCGTGTACATGGCTACCACGACCACGAACCCAACCATCTCGACGTTCGAGGACGCCCTCGACGAACTCGGGGTGGACCTCACCCGGACGGCCGCCGACGAGTTCGCGGCGACCCTCGACGACGTCGTCCGCGATCCGGCCGTCGGCGTCCCCCTCCCCTTCGACGTCGCGTACCCCGACTCGGTGACGGTCGATCCGACGCCCGCCGCCCTCGAACGCGCGGAGACGGGCGTCACCCCCGCCTCTTTCGGCGTGGCCAACTACGGGAGCGTCCTCCTGCCCTCCACGGCCGACGGCGCCGAACCCGTCTCCCTCTACCCCGAACTCCACGTCCCCGTCGTCCGCGCGAGCGACGTCCTCCCGGACCTGCCCGAGGCGCTGGACCGCTTCGGCGACGTGGCCCGGGAGAACGGCGCGAGCACCGTCGTCGCCACCGGCCCCAGCGCCACCGCAGACATGGGGGAACTCGTCCTCGGCGCGCACGGCCCCGAGGCGGTCCACGTGGTGATGCTCGATGAGTAAGGGGGACAAGGCCGCCGAGATCCGCCGGCTGATGGCGACCGAAGGCCCGGCCATCGAGGAGAACACCAAGGGCTTCAACCGGCGGCGACGGGAGGCGGTCGCCGACCTGGAGAACTACGAGGAACTCCGGACCCGCGCCCGCGAGATCAAGGAGGACGCCATCGACCGCCTGCCCGAACTGATCGACGAACTGCGCGAGTCCGTCGAGGCCAACGGCGGCCACCTCTACGTCGCGGACGACCCCGAGGACGCGAACCGCTACGTCCGGAACGTGGTGGCCGACAACGGCGCCGAGCGCGTCGTCAAGAGCAAGTCGATGACCACCGAGGAACTGGAGGTAAACGACGCCCTCGAGGCCGACGGCGTCGACGTGGTGGAGACGGATCTCGGGGAGTGGGTGGTCCAGTTGGCCGACGAGACGCCCTCCCACCTCATCGCGCCGGCCATCCACCGCTCCCGGGAGAGCATCGCCGACCTGTTCCGTGAGGTGTTCGACCCCGACGATCCGCCGGAGACGGCCGACGAACTCACCACCTTCGCCCGGAACCGGC encodes the following:
- a CDS encoding LUD domain-containing protein, encoding MATTTTNPTISTFEDALDELGVDLTRTAADEFAATLDDVVRDPAVGVPLPFDVAYPDSVTVDPTPAALERAETGVTPASFGVANYGSVLLPSTADGAEPVSLYPELHVPVVRASDVLPDLPEALDRFGDVARENGASTVVATGPSATADMGELVLGAHGPEAVHVVMLDE